AGATCTGCGTGCCATGGGGCGTGCGGAGCAACTCGGTCATCGGACGGATCAGCTCGTCGGCATCTGCGAGCGGCACCCGTCGGGGGAGATTGCGGATGCGGGACATCTATCCGGAGATGCGAGCAACGAGCCGATCAATGATCGCATCGGCTAGCGCGTCCAGGTCGATGGCGCCGGCTGCCACAGCAGGCACTGTGGCCGCAGCCGCTGCCCTCTTTGCGGCCGTCTCCTCTTTCGTGGGGCGGCCACGTCGTTTTGCTTCAGGAGCCGCCGCAGTTGGAGGAGTCGCGAGGGAAGCCGCAGCAGGCGGAGGGGGATTGATCGCTGGTGCAGCCGCATTGGCTGCTTGGTTCAGGTAGGCCAAAGCGGCCTGCTGCTGCTCGGGACTGAGCTGCGCCCACTGCGCCGGCGGGAACTGCGGGGGGCAGGGCACCCCAACGGGGGGCTGCGCCGGCGCCGGGGGCAGCTGCACCGGAGGGGGGGCGGGTGGCTGGGGCGCCACAGCAGGCTGCCCTTGTTGTTGGAGCTGCAGCTGCAGCTGTCGCTGGATCTCCTCGAGGATTGCGCTGTTTGAAGGACCTGCACCATTTGCCATTTTCATTTCCTTTTGATCACAGTGCCCCGCGTAGGGGCACATTCGGTTGTATCGAAAACAATTCGCCGGATTTGGCGGAATTAATTGCACAAGTCGTAACGGATCCGGAGCATTGCGGCAAGCTATTTTCAGCGCCGTCATTTCTCGGCCGATCGGCACTAGCTGCTCTCTCACCCGGGATTCGGCCTCGGCGATAGTTAGGCTAGCACGCACGGGAATGCAGCGCTTTTTACCCTTGATATAATAGAGCCACAGCAGACTGGTGGGATCGAAACGAGGCTCGGCCAGGGTGTAGAGCAGCGCAGCCGGGTCTAAAACCAAGGTTTCTGACGTGAAAATGTACCGATCTGACGAAACGAATTTATGGTCTATTTTCCAACCGGGCGCCACTAAATCGAGTCGCCCGGTCCACCACACGCCGCCAAATTCGAAAGTCATGGGCGGCTCAATCAGCATGGGCGTGCAGGGCTGCGGGAGGTAGGGAGCCCCTTCAATTACGTCACGCCCTTCTGGCGTGGTCAGATCGATGGGCTCGCCACGGAGGCGAGCCTCGGCGAGTGCGTGCGCCCGGACCCCGTAGTCCAGTGCCGCAGTGCGCACGTCTGGCAGCCCCCCGATGGCGCGAAAAGCCCAGGCCCGTGGGCAATCCTGGTATTGCTTGAGCCGACTAGGGCTGACGTAGTAGGTCATTGCAACGTGCGCTCTTCGACCGGTATTCCCAGCTGCTGCGCTCGAGCGATCGAACACCGCATGCCGGCGCTCACGCCCCGGTCGGTGTAGACGGCCAGCAGCTGTGCCTCTATCTCCCATAGCGCGCCGGCGAGCATGCCCTGCTCGCGTTGCGCGGCAACGCGGTCATCGAGCACCTGCGTGTAGAGCAGGTGCGAAGCAAATGGGGCCTCCCCCCGCATGAGCGAGTCATGCAGGCACTCGCGCGCGTAGGCCAAATTGCGCTCGATTTCGAAGAAGCTGTCGGCCCCGCAAGGGCTGACTATCGCGACCGTATTCGCCAAAACTCACCCACCATGCTTTGCGATCCACCGTTCGACGGTGGCCACGGGCACCAATCCCGCCTCCAACGCCCACGCCGTCAGCCGCTGTGTCTCTACCACGGTCCAAATCCCGTCGCCAGTGGTGATCTGCTGCCCGAGCCCCCGAAGCGCTCCGGCGAGCACCGTCGTGGGCGGGCGCCGCTGGTCTTGGTGACACCGGTTCCACGACCGGAGCACCCACTCAACGGTGCAGCAAACGTGCCCGTTTACCACACGCAACCCCTCGGACAGGTGATCCTCCTTCAGCGACCTGACGATCAGCTCGGCCACAGCCGCCCTTTCTGCTTGCCGCACAGCAAGCGTGTTGGCCAACTCTGGATCGCTGGCAACACCAAAACGCCCCTCCCAAGCGGGGGCCTGGTTGCTCAGCCACAGCACGTGCGCCGCTAGCCCGTCGCCCTCTACCCACGGGGTCACGAAGTCTTGTCCGCCACGCTCAGCGAGAAACAGCGCGGCGAGCGGGTCCACCTGAATGTGCAGGAAGCGATCGGCAATCGCGAAAATGTCATTGTCCGTCAGATGCCCTCGCAGGCCGAAAATATTCGTGTTGTTCGCCGAAATTTGCAGTCGCGTGCTCCCCTCGAGGGGCACGGGAACACGGTACTTTTCATTGACCAGTCGCGTTCGGGCCTGAATGAACTCCCGCAATGCATCCGTGCGCTCGAAGCCACGAGCATCCTTCGGCAGATCGCTCTCGTCTCCGTGGCAGAAAGGGCAGCGCTCGAGGGTCGTGTTGAACCGATCCATCGCCTCGGTCAGCTTGCTCGGGCCCGTGGTGGACCATAGCCGAGCAAGGCCGTTAGCCAGCATGCTCTTGCCTGTGGACTTCGCACCGGTCAGCACGAGCCCCACCAGGGGCCGCTCAAGCCGCGGAAACAAGGACAACCACTGCACCATTCGTGGATATTGCTCGGGCCCGCATAGCGATCGCAGCCAGGTGTCGATGTCCGCGTTGAACGCAGGCGTGATCCTCCGCATAGGGCAAACAGGCAGGAGCAGCGTCCGCTCCGACAGATCGAGCACGGGTTGCTGCACGATCAGCGACTTCGCCACGCCTGCCAGGGGTGTGCTGTAACGCTCGAGCAGTTCGTCTCGCCGCAGCATGCGGCGGACGTCTTTATCCAGCGTGTGCAGCGTGACGGGGGCCGGGCTGAGCACCACGCGAGCGGAGTTCAGGAAGCCCTTCTCCCCCACGTGGTGGAAACGCGCCCGGTGCCCGAGCAGGTAGTACTCCGCTTCGCTGTGCAGGATCCACAGGCGCTCAAGCTCTTGGTGCGACAC
This bacterium DNA region includes the following protein-coding sequences:
- a CDS encoding PD-(D/E)XK nuclease family protein; translated protein: MTYYVSPSRLKQYQDCPRAWAFRAIGGLPDVRTAALDYGVRAHALAEARLRGEPIDLTTPEGRDVIEGAPYLPQPCTPMLIEPPMTFEFGGVWWTGRLDLVAPGWKIDHKFVSSDRYIFTSETLVLDPAALLYTLAEPRFDPTSLLWLYYIKGKKRCIPVRASLTIAEAESRVREQLVPIGREMTALKIACRNAPDPLRLVQLIPPNPANCFRYNRMCPYAGHCDQKEMKMANGAGPSNSAILEEIQRQLQLQLQQQGQPAVAPQPPAPPPVQLPPAPAQPPVGVPCPPQFPPAQWAQLSPEQQQAALAYLNQAANAAAPAINPPPPAAASLATPPTAAAPEAKRRGRPTKEETAAKRAAAAATVPAVAAGAIDLDALADAIIDRLVARISG
- a CDS encoding DUF5906 domain-containing protein; protein product: MVEVDLMAARADTAAELPVVVTSYPNLYQPAQWIATRETWGSFVQRTLQAGHRQDLRKESTPLLALYSLREGGKRANEDVQLVYGICLDFDGQPLPVCAAALAKLQQAGVAVLWHSTWSHGGQKDGTECYQGRRLIFPLAQPLAPGSFDQVLDWVLARFGDGADRASKGLARAFFAPSCHPQHAIAARPELLYFPGGGLDVSDIGEAPVQPTRPQLRLIQGGKAAAAELPPAVRVIDTQVWQQLIRRWTASRSATLVDVGNRMRRVLDGLSFAEPGERDTVLWDILRTIARSYPDADTSAICELFRRSIEAMSIVPEAPTMHDVREKFERARAYALALSDTNLPADRRAAIRQAFGFDRESPYSDEEIEEIRGRLNVSHQELERLWILHSEAEYYLLGHRARFHHVGEKGFLNSARVVLSPAPVTLHTLDKDVRRMLRRDELLERYSTPLAGVAKSLIVQQPVLDLSERTLLLPVCPMRRITPAFNADIDTWLRSLCGPEQYPRMVQWLSLFPRLERPLVGLVLTGAKSTGKSMLANGLARLWSTTGPSKLTEAMDRFNTTLERCPFCHGDESDLPKDARGFERTDALREFIQARTRLVNEKYRVPVPLEGSTRLQISANNTNIFGLRGHLTDNDIFAIADRFLHIQVDPLAALFLAERGGQDFVTPWVEGDGLAAHVLWLSNQAPAWEGRFGVASDPELANTLAVRQAERAAVAELIVRSLKEDHLSEGLRVVNGHVCCTVEWVLRSWNRCHQDQRRPPTTVLAGALRGLGQQITTGDGIWTVVETQRLTAWALEAGLVPVATVERWIAKHGG